A stretch of Palaemon carinicauda isolate YSFRI2023 chromosome 36, ASM3689809v2, whole genome shotgun sequence DNA encodes these proteins:
- the LOC137628833 gene encoding cuticle protein AMP4-like, whose product MKFIAAFFCLVAVAAAAPQQEVAVLRDERVDQGDGNFNYAFAADNGIEMEVVGTPGAEGAVSMRGFYVLPLADGGFARIEFIADENGFQPTGDILPK is encoded by the exons ATGAAGTTC ATCGCCGCCTTCTTCTGCCTCGTAGCCGTGGCTGCTGCTGCCCCCCAGCAGGAGGTCGCCGTCCTCCGGGACGAAAGAGTCGACCAAGGGGACGGCAACTTCAACTACGCCTTCGCCGCCGACAACGGCATCGAGATGGAAGTCGTAGGAACTCCAGGAGCCGAAGGAGCTGTCAGCATGCGCGGTTTCTATGT CCTCCCTCTCGCCGACGGAGGATTCGCCCGCATTGAGTTCATCGCTGACGAGAACGGTTTCCAGCCAACTGGTGATATCCTTCCCAAATAA
- the LOC137628828 gene encoding cuticle protein AM1159-like, with amino-acid sequence MKFVILFCLLAMSFAAPQEDAQIIRDDRVDNGDGSFSYSFAADNGLEMEVAGVPGSEGQSNMQGYYLLPLESGGFARVDFVADEAGFQPQSDLLPTPHPLPEHVHELLRIAEEQRAQGITFE; translated from the exons ATGAAGTTT GTAATCCTCTTCTGCCTCTTGGCCATGTCCTTCGCCGCCCCTCAGGAGGACGCCCAGATCATTCGGGACGACAGAGTCGACAACGGAGACGGTTCCTTCAGCTACTCCTTCGCCGCCGACAACGGCCTCGAGATGGAGGTCGCAGGAGTTCCAGGATCCGAAGGACAGAGCAACATGCAAGGATACTACCT CCTCCCCCTGGAGAGCGGTGGCTTCGCCCGAGTCGATTTCGTGGCTGACGAAGCCGGCTTCCAGCCCCAGAGCGACCTCCTCCCCACCCCTCACCCCCTCCCCGAACACGTCCACGAACTCCTTCGCATCGCCGAGGAGCAGAGAGCTCAAGGAATCACCTTCGAATAA